The nucleotide sequence CTGGACACAGTGGGCGTCCCGGGCCGTCATATCCTGGGATCCGATCAGTGGAGCGATCCTGCTCCACTCCGGGCGGGTGGCTGCGTAGGAGAGCAGGGCAGTCCGTTTGCCTTCCCGGAGGTCCCCCCAGTTGGTTTTCCCGGTGAGGCTTTCCTTGCCGAAAACGCCTCGCACGTCATCGGCGAGCTGATAGGCGATTCCGGCATATCGTCCGAAGGATGTCAGAGCGGTCACCACCGGTTCGGGAGCCGCGGCCAAAACGGCGCCCGCCTGCAGCGGTGCCTCGAATGAGTAGACCGAAGTCTTCTGGTGGGCCGTCTTGGTGATGTCTTCGATTGAAGGCATCACCGCCGTCCGGCTGAACTCAATATCCAGGACCTCCCCGCCCACAGAGGAGAAGATCGCGTCATCGAGGATGTCGTTCAGGCGCTGGCGCAGGGCCACCGGCACTTCCATGGAGCTCAACAGGCGGTAAGCGCCGGATAAAGCCAGATCACCGGCGAGAAGCCCTGCCGACACTCCGGCGTGTTCTGCGGCTACCGGAGAGACACCGGTGCGCAGGGCCCGGTTCCGGTAGTGACCGGAAACGTTGGGGATACCGCGGCGAACAAAATCGCGGTCAACGACGTCATCGTGAATGATCAGCGCGCTATGAAGGAGCTCGTACGAGGCGGCGAGCGCCGCCGCGCTGCAGAAATCAGTGCCGCCAAGTTGCCGGTACGCCAGCATGACCAACCGCGGGCGGGAGCGCTTTCCGCCCGCGGTTGCCCTTTCAAGTGCTTCCCAGAGGCCGAGATAGGTCGCGTTCACGGAGACAGCGCGCAGCTTCGCTTCATCGAAGAATCTCTGGAGCGCATCCTCGACCAGTTCGAGGTCCGCGTTGCCGTTGAGCGCGTGGTCCACGTTTAGGGTCACGGCACCGCCCTCCGCTTCGTTGTCCTGGCGCCCCGGGGATGCCCGAGGCGGTCTATCTGCCGGCTTCAGGCAAACCTAGCTTTTTCCTCGTCGTGGACCGCGGCTTGCGAAGCGCTGCTGCAGAAGAACAGCGACGACGATGATGAGGCCCTTGGCGAGTGCCTGGACGGAGGTATCCAGGTTGTTCTGGGTGAACACGTTGGTCAGGGTGCTGAAGATCAGTACGCCAAGGACCGTGCCCATGATCGTTCCCCGTCCGCCGATGAGCAGGGTCCCGCCCACAACGACGGCGGCAATCGCGTCGAGTTCGTACAGGAGGCCATGCGTGGAGGTACCCGCGGTGGTTCGGCCAAGCATCATGACGCCGGCGATGCCTGCCGCAAGACCGGCAAGGACGTACAGGTAGACGAGGTGGCGCTTCACCTTGATACCGGCGAGCCGGGAAGCTTCAAGGTTTCCACCGATGGCGATGGTGCGGCGGCCAAAGGTGGTGCGGTTCAGGAGGAACCATCCCGCGATGGCCACGATGACGAAGATCCAGATCAGGAGGGGAACACCCAGCACTTCGGCGCGCATGACCCGCAGGAAGTCCCGGTTACTCACAATCTGGGTGCTGCGTCCGGAGATGAGTTCGGCCAGGCCGCGTGCGCCCACCAACATGGCCAGGGTGGCCATAAAGGCGACCACCTTGCCATATGCGATCACCAGTCCGTTGATAAGACCGGCAACGAGGCCCACCCCGAGCGCCACCACTACGATCAGGAGCCACGACGACTGGTTGGCGGCCATCTGGATGCTGGCCGTCGTCGCGACAACCGAGGTCAGGCCCATGACTGATCCGACGGAGAGGTCGATGCCGCCCGCCGTGATGACAAAGGTCATGCCGATGCTGATCACGCCGATGATCGAGGCGAGCCGGAGGATGGTGAGCATGTTCTCAACGTTGAGGAACCGGTCCCCACTGGTGACTGCACCCACCACGACGAGCAGCGCGAGCGCGATAACCAGCCCCAGGCTGCGGCCGGCGGGCCCTTTCAGGATGCCCTGCAGACGGCTGTCCTTGGGAGTGGTGTGGCCGGCCGGCTCGGTAATTACCGGCTCTGCCACCTTGGTAGTCTGCTCGCTCACGCGGCACTTCCCTTCATGACGAGGTCGAGCACTCCGTGCTCGTCTATATCGCTTGCTTTCGTTTGGGTGAGGACTTTGCCGTCATCGATGACGAGTACGTTGTCGGCGAGGCCCAGAACTTCTTCAATTTCGCTCGAAACGACGATGATCGCCGTGCCGGCCGCCGCCAGTTTGCGGATGAGGGCGTAAATCTCGGAGCGCGCCCCGACGTCGACACCCCGCGTGGGCTCGTCCAGCAGCAGGACCGACGTTCCGTGGACCAGCCAACGGGCGAGGAGGATCTTTTGTTGATTTCCGCCCGAAAGGGTCCGTGCAGGACGGTCCGGATCAGCCGGACGCAACTCCAGTGCGGCGATCTGCTCACGTGTAGTTTCCCGTTCAGCCGCCTCGTTCAAGCGACCGGCCCGAGCAAAACGCTCGAAGGTCGACAGGGTGACGTTCTTGAAGATCGGCTCATCCAGAATCAGCCCCTGGCTCTTGCGCTCCTCGGGCGAGAGCCCGATGCCAGCGTTGACGGCAGACGTCACAGAGCCCGGCCGGAGCACCTTGCCGTTCACGGACACGCTGCCGGAAGAGGCCTTGCGGGCACCATAGATGGTCTCGAGGATCTCAGAGCGCTTGGATCCTACCAGGCCGGCGAAACCGAGGACCTCGCCCGCCCGAACGGTGAAACTGACCTTTTCGAAGTGTCCAAAAAGCTCGAGGTCGTTCACATCGAGCACGACAGGAGCATCGGCCGCCACGGCTTTCCTCTCCGGGAACACATTCGCGACATCCCGACCAGTCATCAGCCGGATCAGCTCGGACTTGGCTGTATCCGTGACGCTGAGCCCGTTTGCCGTGCTGCGCCCGTCCTTGATCACTGAGATACGGTCGCCGATCTGCCGGATTTCTTCGAGCCGGTGCGAGATGTATACGACGGCGATGCCCTGGGCAGTGAGTTCGCGAACCACGCGGAACAGATTGGACACCTCACCCGAGTCGAGGATTGCGCTGGGCTCATCCATGATGATCAGCTTGGTGTCCCGCGACAGGGCACGCGCCATGCTCACGATCTGTTTGTTGGCCGCAGAAAGCGTACCCACTTCTGTGGACGGCGAAAGGTCGCCGTGCCCGAGCCGCTTCAGAAGGCTGCGCGCAATAGCGTTCGCCTTTTTCACGTGCAGAACGCCTCCTGTTGCACGTTCGTGCCCGAGGAAGATGTTTTCGGCTACGGAAAGCCCGTCGACGACGTCGAGCTCCTGGTACATGGTGGCGATGCCCAGATCCAGTGCGGCCGTAGGACCCGGGAGCGTAACTTGTTTGCCTTCCCAACGGATTTCGCCGCTATCCGGCTGGTGGACGCCTGCCAGTGTCTTGATGAGGGTGGACTTGCCGGCGCCATTCTGGCCCATAACGCAGTGAACTTCTCCCGGAAGTACCTGCAGATCGACGCCCTTGAGCGCCTGGACTCCCGCAAAACCCTTGGTGAGTCCACGAACTTCGAGCAACGGCTGTGGCTGATCTTCTTCGAACATGCGACGAACCTAACACATTATGTCGGCGATCGGTATAAGTTCGTCGATTTCGCTTGACCTTCTGTTATTGTGATAGCAGTCACGCACAGTTGCGGGCATGAAAAGGCATGCTGCACCAGGCGAAGACGCACCTAAACTCATTGAGGAGATACACATGCTTGCAGTTCGTACGGGCCGGAAGATGCTCGTTACCACCGCTGCCTTTCTTGCTGTTGGCGGCCTTGTCACCGGGTGCACTGGAGGCGCAGACGCGGCCAACACTCAGCCCACCAACGCATCGGTTGAAGGCAACCAGGCCCAGGGTGACAAGGTAGTCATCGGCTTCTCCGGTCCCGCGGCAGACCACGGCTGGCTCGGCGCCATCAACTCAGCGGCGCTTGCCGAGGCGAAGAAGTACCAGGACATCGATTTGAGGGTGGCCGAGGGAACCAATGACGCGAACCTGCAGATCAGCCAGGTAGAGCAGTTCATCAACGACAAGGTTGACGCCATCGTCCTGCTGCCGACAGACGGCGCTGCCCTGACCCCGGTCGCCACGCAGGCCATGGAAGCAGGAATCCCCGTCATCAACGTTGACCGGGAATTCTCAAGCTCCTTCGCAGCCCGCGCCACCATCCTGGGCGACAACTACGGCATGGGCGTCAGCGCCGGCACGTACATCTGCGAGCAGCTCAAAGACAAGAAGGATGCTGTCGTCGCCGAGATCGCGGGCATCGACTCGTTGCCCCTGACGAAGGACCGCAGCAAGGGCTTCGCAGACGCGCTGGAATCTTGCGGCCTCAACGTGGACAACCGGGTCGCAGCCGACTTCACCGTCCAGGGCGGTGAAGCAGCAACGTCGCAGCTCCTGTCAGCTGCGCCGAAGATCGACGCCATCTGGAACCACGACGACGATCAGGGCGTGGGTGTCCTGGCCGCCATCGACAACGCGAGCCGCAAAGAGTTCTTTATGGTCGGCGGTGCCGGCTCGGCTAACGCCATGCGTGAAATCCAGGCCGGCGACAGTGTCCTGCGCGCCACCGTCATCTACCCCTCCACCCAGGCGGCAGACGGCGTCCGCCTCGCCCGCTTGATCTCCCAGAACAAGGCCATGAGCGACCTCGTGGAAGTGGAAGTACCGAAGCGGATCGTTCTGAACGCGCCGGTTGTCACCAGCGAAAACGTGGAGCAGTACCTTCCGACGGCCTTCGAGTCGTAGGACCGTGAGGCGCGGGTGCCCTGTCGCCGACAGGGCACCCGCGCCTCTGGACCAAAACTATCCAGCACCGCCCCTTCGGAGCGCTTCTGTGAAAGGACCAAAGGTGCCCCTCCCGCCCGGCCAGTTCGGCTCCACGGAACCTGCGAAGCCCTCGAGCCCTTATCGGTGGATGCGTTGGCCTGAGCACTGGATCCCGACGTCCTGGCCAGTCGATGCCGTAACCCCTCGGTCCGGCGTCCAAAACGCGGAAAGCGCCGGAGACGCGACGGCTGAACTTCGAGGGTTCTATAGCGCTCTGTCGAATTTTTAGATCAACTGGTTCATGTGGCTCACGGCAGCACCTACTTGAACTTTGAAAGCTCCATTCTGGCCTCCCCGGTCCTCCCGGGGATGGATCCCAGCAAGCACCCCTCTGGCAAGTGCCCCCTACAGCAAGCAGGAACAATTCATGACCACTACCCCACACATGTCCGGTCCGCCGGGTACCCCGGCAGCCCGTCCGCTCGGCGTGGCCGCCATCGGCTATGCCTTCATGGGGAAGGCGCATTCAAATGCGTGGCGGAATGTGGCCAGCTTCTTCGATGTCCCGGCCTTTGAACAAAAAGTCCTCGTCGGCCGGGATGCTAAAGCCGTTGCCGACGCCGCCACGAAATATGGCTGGGCCGAGTCCGCCACCGACTGGCGGACCGTCATCACCAGGGACGATATCGACATCATTGATATCTGTGCCCCCGGCTGGATGCACGCCGAGATCGCCATCGCCGCGCTGGAAGCGGGCAAGCACGTGCTCCTGGAAAAGCCGCTGGCCAACACCTTGGCAGAGGCCGAACGCATGACCGCCGCTGCTGCGAAGGCCCGTGCCCGCGGTGTCCAGTCGATGGTCGGGTTCAACTATCGGCGGGTTCCTGCCCTGGCACTGGCGCGTGAGCTGATCGAGGAGGGCCGTCTCGGCACGGTACGGCATGTACGGGCCGCTTACATGCAGGACTGGCTCGCCGACCCGGATTCACCCATGACCTGGCGGCTGAACAAGGAAACCGCAGGCTCCGGGGCGCTTGGTGACATCGCCTCCCACGCCATAGACCAGGTGCTGTTTCTGCTCGCAGATTCCGTCACAGAGGTATCCGGCCGGCTGCACACCTTCACGCCGGTGCGGCCGGGCAAGAACGGTCCAGAGGATGTGACGGTCGACGACGCCGCCTGGGCCACTTTGTCCCTCGCTTCCGGGGCCATCGCCTCCGTCGAAGTTTCCCGGGTGGCCACCGGCCAAAAGAACTCCCTGAAGCTGGAGATTTATGGCGACAAGGGCGCAGTACTCTTCGACTTGGAAAACCTGAACGAACTCACGTTCCTGGACGCTACCGTCCCCATGCGGGAACAGGGCTTCCGCCGGATCCTTGTCAATGAACCCGCGCACCCCTACATGGACGCGTGGTGGCCGCAGGGGCACATCATTGGCTGGGAACACACCTTCACCCACGAAATCCGCGACTTCCTGGCCGCGATCGGCAGCGGCGGTTCGCCGTCGCCCTCGTTCGAGGAGGGCCTTACCGTGCAGCGCGTGCTCGCAGCCATCGAAGAGTCCGCCAACGCCAAGTCCTCCATTATCCAACTCACCAACCCCGGACCAACAGACACGGCCGGCACCACCGAAGGAGCCTGACATGCCTCGCCCGTACACCCTGTTCACCGGCCAGTGGGCCGACCTCCCCTTCGAGGAAGTCGCCAAGCTCGCCTCCGGCTGGGGCTACGACGGCCTGGAAATCGCCGTCTCCGGCGATCACCTGGACGCCTGGCGCTGGGACGAACCCGGCTACGTCGAATCCAAGCTCGCCGTCCTCGAGAAGTACAACCTGAAGGTCTGGGCCATCTCCAACCACCTCAAGGGCCAGGCTGTCTGCGATGACCCGATCGACTTCCGGCATGAAGCAATCGTTGGGGCCAAGGTCTGGGGCGACGGCGACCCCGAAGGCGTTCGCCAGCGCGCTGCCGAAGAAATGAAACACACCGCACGCCTGGCCAAAGCACTCGGAGTGGACAGGGTCGTCGGCTTCACCGGCTCCTCCATCTGGCAGTACGTTGCCATGTTCCCTCCCGTCCCCGAGAAGGTCATCGACGCCGGGTACCAGGACTTTGCCGATCGCTGGAACCCGATCCTGGACGTCTTCGACGAATGCGGTGTCCGCTTCGCCCACGAAGTACACCCCTCCGAAATCGCCTACGACTACTGGAGCACCGTCCGCACGCTCGAAGCTATCGGCCACCGCGAAGCGTTCGGCCTGAACTGGGACCCCTCCCACATGATGTGGCAGGGCATCGATCCCGTCTCCTTCATCTGGGACTTCAAGGACCGGATCTACCACGTCGACTGCAAGGACACGAAGCTCCGGTTCACCGGCCGGAACACCGTCATGGGCTCCCACCTGCCCTGGGGCGACCCGCGCCGCGGCTGGGACTTCGTCTCTGCAGGCCGCGGGGACGTGCCCTGGGAATCCTCCTTCCGGGCCCTTACTGCGATCGGTTACGACGGACCCATCAGCATCGAGTGGGAAGACGCAGGGATGGACCGCCTCCACGGCGCCCCCGAAGCCCTCGCTGCCCTCAGGAAGTTCGATTTCCCGGCCTCCCAGACCAGCTTCGACGCCGCCTTCAGCAGCAAGGACTGAAGCCGGAGGGGGCCGCACAAGCGCTGTTGCCAGGCGAACTTGGGTGCGCTTGGATGAAGGTGACACGTTGATCAAAGCGCATAGAACTGTGGCTCAACGTTTGCAGACCCGAGACTCGCAGCTTTCCAATACTCATGTCAGGGGAAAATCATGTCCTACTCGCTCCAGCTGTACACCCTCCGCAACCAGATCCAGGCGGACCTGAGCGGCACCATCCGGAAGGTGGCGGAGATCGGCTTCACGCAGGTGGAGCCCTACAACTTCGTGGCCACAGCCCAGGAGTTGGGCGCCGCCCTGAAGGACAACGGACTCACCGCCCCGTCCGGCCACGCTCCGCTGCTCAGCCAGGACCAGGACGAAATCTTCGCCGCCGCCAAGGAGCTCGGCATCAGCACCGTCATCGAGCCGTACATCACGGCTGAGCACTGGCAGGACGCGGAGGCCATCCAGGCCACCGCGGCCAAGCTCAACGCCGCCGCCAGGAAGGGCGCCGAATACGGCATCCGCGTGGGGTACCACAACCACGCCTGGGAGCTGGAGTCCAGCATCGAGGGCCAAACCGCGCTGGAGTACTTCGAAGGGCTGCTGGACCCCGAACTGGTCCTGGAAGTGGACACCTTCTGGGCTGCCGTGGGCGGCCAGGACCCGGTGGACATCCTGACCAGACTGGGTGACCGGGTGAAGTTCATCCACATCAAGGACGGCCCCCTGACCACGGACACCAAGGCACAGCAGCCTGCCGGCCAGGGCAAGATCCCGGTGCGGGACGTCATCAACGCCGCCAGGTCGCTGGAAGTCGGCGTCGTGGAATTCGACGACTACTCCGGGGATATCTTCGATGGCATCACCCAGTCGCTGAACTTCCTGAACTCCGGCTCCGCCAAGGCCACTGAACGGGCCCAGGCATGAGCGCCCCCGCATCCACGCCGTCTTCCCGCCGGGGTCCGGTCGGCGTCGGCCTCATCGGAGCCGGCAACATCAGCAAGCAGTACCTGGACAACCTGACCGTCTTCCCGGACCTGAAAGTCCACGTCATCGCCGACCTCTTCGAGGAGGCTGCCGAGGCCCGCGCCAAGGAATACGGCATTCCCGAGTGGGGCGGCGTGGACGCCGCACTGAACCATCCCGACGTCGAAATCATCGTCAACCTGACCATCCCGGCCGCACACGTGGAGGTCGCCACCGCCGCCGTCCGCGCCGGCAAGCACGTCTGGACCGAGAAGCCCTTCTCGCTGGACCGCGAATCGGGACTGGGGCTGCTGAAGACTGCCGACGCCGCCGGCATCCGCCTCGGCACGGCGCCGGACACCTTCCTCGGCGCCGGACTCCAGACCGCCCGCCGGCTCATCGAACGCGGCGACATCGGCACCCCGCTCACCGCCATGACCACGTTCCAGACCCCCGGCCCGGAGTCCTGGCACCCGAACCCGGCGTTCCTGTTCCAGTACGGCGCCGGGCCGCTGTTCGACATGGGACCGTACTACCTCACCACGCTCATTCAGACGTTCGGCTCGATCCGCAAGGTGGCCGCCATCGGCTCCAAGGCCAAAGAGGTCCGCATCATCGGCTCCGGCCCGAAGGCGGGCGAGGAATTCACCGTGGACGTCCCCACCCACGTCTCCGCGATGGCCCAATTCGAAGGCGGCCAGTCCTCGCACAGCGTCTTCTCGTTCGAATCACCCCGCCAGCGGATGGGCTTCGTGGAGATCACCGGTACCGAGGCCACCATCTCGCTCCCGGATCCCAACTACTTCGACGGCGACATCAAGCTCTGGCGCGCCGGCGATGAGGACTGGACG is from Arthrobacter sp. QXT-31 and encodes:
- a CDS encoding polyprenyl synthetase family protein, which produces MTLNVDHALNGNADLELVEDALQRFFDEAKLRAVSVNATYLGLWEALERATAGGKRSRPRLVMLAYRQLGGTDFCSAAALAASYELLHSALIIHDDVVDRDFVRRGIPNVSGHYRNRALRTGVSPVAAEHAGVSAGLLAGDLALSGAYRLLSSMEVPVALRQRLNDILDDAIFSSVGGEVLDIEFSRTAVMPSIEDITKTAHQKTSVYSFEAPLQAGAVLAAAPEPVVTALTSFGRYAGIAYQLADDVRGVFGKESLTGKTNWGDLREGKRTALLSYAATRPEWSRIAPLIGSQDMTARDAHCVQSVLVSCGAKDYAANLATENAHLAVMHLASGGVPEALHRSLKRMLFSAISDVDSH
- a CDS encoding ABC transporter permease, which produces MSEQTTKVAEPVITEPAGHTTPKDSRLQGILKGPAGRSLGLVIALALLVVVGAVTSGDRFLNVENMLTILRLASIIGVISIGMTFVITAGGIDLSVGSVMGLTSVVATTASIQMAANQSSWLLIVVVALGVGLVAGLINGLVIAYGKVVAFMATLAMLVGARGLAELISGRSTQIVSNRDFLRVMRAEVLGVPLLIWIFVIVAIAGWFLLNRTTFGRRTIAIGGNLEASRLAGIKVKRHLVYLYVLAGLAAGIAGVMMLGRTTAGTSTHGLLYELDAIAAVVVGGTLLIGGRGTIMGTVLGVLIFSTLTNVFTQNNLDTSVQALAKGLIIVVAVLLQQRFASRGPRRGKS
- a CDS encoding sugar ABC transporter ATP-binding protein, yielding MFEEDQPQPLLEVRGLTKGFAGVQALKGVDLQVLPGEVHCVMGQNGAGKSTLIKTLAGVHQPDSGEIRWEGKQVTLPGPTAALDLGIATMYQELDVVDGLSVAENIFLGHERATGGVLHVKKANAIARSLLKRLGHGDLSPSTEVGTLSAANKQIVSMARALSRDTKLIIMDEPSAILDSGEVSNLFRVVRELTAQGIAVVYISHRLEEIRQIGDRISVIKDGRSTANGLSVTDTAKSELIRLMTGRDVANVFPERKAVAADAPVVLDVNDLELFGHFEKVSFTVRAGEVLGFAGLVGSKRSEILETIYGARKASSGSVSVNGKVLRPGSVTSAVNAGIGLSPEERKSQGLILDEPIFKNVTLSTFERFARAGRLNEAAERETTREQIAALELRPADPDRPARTLSGGNQQKILLARWLVHGTSVLLLDEPTRGVDVGARSEIYALIRKLAAAGTAIIVVSSEIEEVLGLADNVLVIDDGKVLTQTKASDIDEHGVLDLVMKGSAA
- a CDS encoding substrate-binding domain-containing protein — encoded protein: MLAVRTGRKMLVTTAAFLAVGGLVTGCTGGADAANTQPTNASVEGNQAQGDKVVIGFSGPAADHGWLGAINSAALAEAKKYQDIDLRVAEGTNDANLQISQVEQFINDKVDAIVLLPTDGAALTPVATQAMEAGIPVINVDREFSSSFAARATILGDNYGMGVSAGTYICEQLKDKKDAVVAEIAGIDSLPLTKDRSKGFADALESCGLNVDNRVAADFTVQGGEAATSQLLSAAPKIDAIWNHDDDQGVGVLAAIDNASRKEFFMVGGAGSANAMREIQAGDSVLRATVIYPSTQAADGVRLARLISQNKAMSDLVEVEVPKRIVLNAPVVTSENVEQYLPTAFES
- a CDS encoding Gfo/Idh/MocA family protein, whose amino-acid sequence is MTTTPHMSGPPGTPAARPLGVAAIGYAFMGKAHSNAWRNVASFFDVPAFEQKVLVGRDAKAVADAATKYGWAESATDWRTVITRDDIDIIDICAPGWMHAEIAIAALEAGKHVLLEKPLANTLAEAERMTAAAAKARARGVQSMVGFNYRRVPALALARELIEEGRLGTVRHVRAAYMQDWLADPDSPMTWRLNKETAGSGALGDIASHAIDQVLFLLADSVTEVSGRLHTFTPVRPGKNGPEDVTVDDAAWATLSLASGAIASVEVSRVATGQKNSLKLEIYGDKGAVLFDLENLNELTFLDATVPMREQGFRRILVNEPAHPYMDAWWPQGHIIGWEHTFTHEIRDFLAAIGSGGSPSPSFEEGLTVQRVLAAIEESANAKSSIIQLTNPGPTDTAGTTEGA
- a CDS encoding sugar phosphate isomerase/epimerase family protein; translation: MPRPYTLFTGQWADLPFEEVAKLASGWGYDGLEIAVSGDHLDAWRWDEPGYVESKLAVLEKYNLKVWAISNHLKGQAVCDDPIDFRHEAIVGAKVWGDGDPEGVRQRAAEEMKHTARLAKALGVDRVVGFTGSSIWQYVAMFPPVPEKVIDAGYQDFADRWNPILDVFDECGVRFAHEVHPSEIAYDYWSTVRTLEAIGHREAFGLNWDPSHMMWQGIDPVSFIWDFKDRIYHVDCKDTKLRFTGRNTVMGSHLPWGDPRRGWDFVSAGRGDVPWESSFRALTAIGYDGPISIEWEDAGMDRLHGAPEALAALRKFDFPASQTSFDAAFSSKD
- a CDS encoding sugar phosphate isomerase/epimerase family protein; amino-acid sequence: MSYSLQLYTLRNQIQADLSGTIRKVAEIGFTQVEPYNFVATAQELGAALKDNGLTAPSGHAPLLSQDQDEIFAAAKELGISTVIEPYITAEHWQDAEAIQATAAKLNAAARKGAEYGIRVGYHNHAWELESSIEGQTALEYFEGLLDPELVLEVDTFWAAVGGQDPVDILTRLGDRVKFIHIKDGPLTTDTKAQQPAGQGKIPVRDVINAARSLEVGVVEFDDYSGDIFDGITQSLNFLNSGSAKATERAQA
- a CDS encoding Gfo/Idh/MocA family protein codes for the protein MSAPASTPSSRRGPVGVGLIGAGNISKQYLDNLTVFPDLKVHVIADLFEEAAEARAKEYGIPEWGGVDAALNHPDVEIIVNLTIPAAHVEVATAAVRAGKHVWTEKPFSLDRESGLGLLKTADAAGIRLGTAPDTFLGAGLQTARRLIERGDIGTPLTAMTTFQTPGPESWHPNPAFLFQYGAGPLFDMGPYYLTTLIQTFGSIRKVAAIGSKAKEVRIIGSGPKAGEEFTVDVPTHVSAMAQFEGGQSSHSVFSFESPRQRMGFVEITGTEATISLPDPNYFDGDIKLWRAGDEDWTVIPATGPANGRGMGVLDMARSIRGGVPHRATGNLAYHVLDTMVSIAESIESGTFVDVESSAPASAALPEDWNPTAPTV